The region agcacttgttggctgcTTCTGCATCATTTTGCACTCAAATTCATCCAATTGTTGCTCTGGATCcccaacaaacacaaagacaccacACTTGGAAGCAAAAATCTCACATCTGGACCAGCGTTTGAAGGTTTTTGCACTTTGTGAAGCAACAATGGACTTCTGTTTGTCTTCACTGATCTTCATCTGGTTTATCTCCTGACCTACTTACTAGACGCTCTCTGCAGCTTTACTTTCCTCAGACCGGCTCCGACTTCCTCTGTCACCATTCACCGAAACGCGCTGCATCAGGAAGTCGAAGCGCAGAAAGAGGAAGCGGGCGAAGCCACCATTATAACCATTAGACATTTCCTCTGTCAGAGCCTCACGGAAAGCTCCACGGCCACAAACCTCCCGTCACAGATGTTGTATTCGATAATATCCATTCCTGTTAAAGCCGTCTGCACAGAATAACCAGGCTTTCTCACAGCTTTTTTAAAGTGACGTCAAGCTACACGCAAGCATTTTTCCATCCCTCTGCATCCTGATCAAACAGTTCTCACAGAgtctgaaggcgtgttttggcTTCACTGACCTGCTGAGAAACAGACGACATTTGGATTCGGTGGGTTTCTGCAGGATGTGGTGGAAAGCCATGTTGGTTAGATGTTTCCTTAAATCCCCCCACACAAAGAAATCAAACATCTATAATCTGGACTTTGCTTTTTGCTCTGGAAGAAACATTCTTGAAATGTTCTGTACTGATGTTTACTGAGCTGAACCCTAATATTGATAATTATAGTAGCTGAATTCTATCTGAATATCCCGCCCTAACCAAACTCCATTCACTTTTTGTCCAAAGATGTCAGTGTTTGTTGAAAACCAAAGCCTTGAGGCACCAGAAACCAGGAAAATGTTCAAACTTTGGTGGTATTGTGGCCCCATAAAGTTCTTGAAAGTGTATATTTATGGATGCATCCATATTTCATTATAAATTATGGTTTTTCGTCGACCTTTCACCGATTTTTAACATCGAATAAGGCAAGACAAGGTTCCAATGTCTGATATGTTTGActtgaaatctgtccaaaatgagtaaGAACTTcccaaaatgaagcaaaattggtccaaaattgtTCCAGATTTGACCAACAATTATCCCAAACACTCAAACTAACAGCATACTAATGCTACCTAAAGTGCATTGCAGAAATCTCTGAGTCTTTTCGTAGATGTTTTCTAagtcagcaaaagaaaaaaacggcCTGATCTTGGTCAGCCTCTTTGTTGGACGAAGCCTCACTCTGTGTTGCTttatgtgctgttttattgttttgatgtctttagtttttgtgtatCCAGCAGAAAATAGAGGAAGTcaggaaaaaatgtttgaataCGGAGGTTGTATAAACTTGTATCTGGTTCTGTAAACGTGAAACAGTTTCTACAGTCAATCTTGGAattttcactttcattcagTCTAAGCTTgtataaaaacagagaaaaaagcagcaaattgtCACATTTGTGAAGGTGGAAGCATGAAATGTTTGAGAGGTTTTAGTTTATTCCTTAAacgtttgtgtttttcttcctcagaaGGTCCGAACATGAAGTCAGATGACAAAGCGAGCGATTCGATCCCCAGCATGGCCACGACGGCGGTCGGCGTCTCCATCTTCCTGCTGACCACCACCGCCTGCCTGGTGGTCAAGTCCCGCCTCTACCCCTGTCAATCACACAGGTACCAaacttaaatttaatttttacctaaaaagttattttttgtcgTAAAAAGTTTGGAAATAGATCATCTTTCCAGCATTTCAAGCtagaaaaactcaaaaaacacACTGTGTGATCATATGAAAGGCACAATATGGAAACTTTAAGTAATATTTATgtccacatatttatttttttggcaaagTAAACCCCACAGAGATGATTCCAAACTGGTGCAAGGTTCATCTTGTGTATATCTGGGAGATGATGCAGATTGTGAGGCCTGTTGGACAAAacttcttaattttttttcattttttaaaatctttaagtTAGTTTTTGGAGTATAAGGTTTGGAAATTAATCATCTTTGAAGCATTATGAGCtcaaaagctaaaacaaaagCACTTTAGGGACACAATACAAGAGCggaaattaatatttctgtcaatacatttatattttttggcaaaataaACCTCACAGATATGATTACAAACAGGTGTGAGATCAGATTTATGTGCACTGGCTTTGcttgcatgaactgctgctctgttggtgtcacttctcctgatatcaaaataaaagcctttcgataagaacggtagtgtatattttgaAGGTGGTGCAGATTAAGGGGCATGTAAGTGAATCCACTGAGATACACTTTTACAGGAAGTCAGAGCTACATTGGTGGTTTTCCATTCATTGTTAAATAACTTTCTTCCTGCAGCCGTCGCTCCTCGGACCAGCTGGACCTGATGGTGGACGGCCTCCCGGTGTCCCTCCCCTCCTATGAGGAGGCTGTTTACGGCAGCTGGGGGCAGCGCCTCCCGTCCTGCTCGGCTCCCGGACCCACCCAGCTCCTCCTGGCCCAGGAGGCGTCCAGCTGCCACCAGTCCCCTCCATCGGACGGCAGCCAGCGGCCCCTCCTGTCCGGCCAGAGCCCCGACAGTCCGCCACCCTACGAGGAGGTCCAGCCCAGAGACAGAGGCAGCGGCGGTGGCGGCGACATCCGGCAGCTTCACGTCGCACTTTCAGACGACAAAGACACTTGATGGTCAGACGTGTCCACAGGAGACTATGTGGTGGCATGTGGTTGTTTGAGATTTTGACGGCTGGTTGCTGCAGCTAAAACACGACGCAGGAACTGACAGCAGCGGACTCCTGAACTGCACTTTTACCAGCATCAGCACCCGTCATGTGCTATTTTAGATGATAAGCTCTGATTGGCCAGTCGGTCGGGTCGCAGAGGCCGGGCTGAAGAGGACTAAAGTACATTTATGGATGAATTGTGTTGTTGAGTGAGGAGGGAGGATGTTCAGTCTCTGCTGTCTGCTGAAAACCTAAAGATAGATTTACTGCCTTCcactgtttggttgttttttagATGAGAATTAAACGAAAGCATCTCCCACAGAGGAGATGTGTGGTTTTcacagggtgtgtgtgtgtgtgtgtgtgtgtgtgtgtgtgtgtgtgtgtgtgtgtgtgtgtgtgtgtgtgtgtgtgtgtgtgtgtgtgtgttttcagtgttgctCTGGAGACGTCGTCCATCCTTCCCGTCAGTGACGGGGCCGATCGAGGCTGTTATTATACAGAAACCTGCGCGTTTCCATGGCAACTGCCTCCGTACCGTTTCTGTTGTCTGAGACTTTTtgcacagcatttttttttctctcgttttcttcttttcattttctctctttgagCCTGATCAGACGGCGGTGACGAGCTGCACACAAGACACTCGGTGgaggttttttctttttgttaatttAAGAAGATTTATTGTACAGCTGATATTTAGAGGAAACCAAAACGGTCTTTAAAAgtgcttcttcttctcctgtgtTCATTCAGTGTTCATTCAAGCAAAAATCTTTTAATATTTGATCAATTCAGACTAATCCTCTTGTTTACCGACCAGAATAATCCCGTGAATAAATTCTATGAATCAGAGGAGAAAGTAGAGATTTTGGACCAAATCCTTGAGATAAGCTCATTTATTATTGATTTGAaaagctgatttatttttttcgtGTCCTCGCTTCACTCTGACGCCTTCACAGACCTTgaatgtatttaatgttttattttgtggtaACAGACCTAAACTATATTATATGGATTGTAATATTTACAGAATGATTATTTGTACGTTGTGTTATTGCACAGAATTATATGATAAATAAATGTTGaggtgtttctttgtttgaccTGCTGGACTCAGGagttttcattttaactttACACGAATATGGATATTTTTTACAGAAGTTTTCACGAGATTTTGGCCTCAGTATTCATTTTAGGTCACTTAAActgagattttattttataaaccct is a window of Acanthochromis polyacanthus isolate Apoly-LR-REF ecotype Palm Island chromosome 13, KAUST_Apoly_ChrSc, whole genome shotgun sequence DNA encoding:
- the zgc:152863 gene encoding sushi domain-containing protein 6 isoform X1, with protein sequence MSASVQRPGGLGLLCRVLLLAASPLLIAGRLSNCSHPLVPEHGGFRCDPSPCRGFPYKSSIRFFCEPGYHVSTKVSRCRHGRWQPPIPACIPIKEGPNMKSDDKASDSIPSMATTAVGVSIFLLTTTACLVVKSRLYPCQSHSRRSSDQLDLMVDGLPVSLPSYEEAVYGSWGQRLPSCSAPGPTQLLLAQEASSCHQSPPSDGSQRPLLSGQSPDSPPPYEEVQPRDRGSGGGGDIRQLHVALSDDKDT
- the zgc:152863 gene encoding sushi domain-containing protein 6 isoform X2 translates to MSASVQRPGGLGLLCRVLLLAASPLLIAGRLSNCSHPLVPEHGGFRCDPSPCRGFPYKSSIRFFCEPGYHVSTKVSRCRHGRWQPPIPACIPIKGPNMKSDDKASDSIPSMATTAVGVSIFLLTTTACLVVKSRLYPCQSHSRRSSDQLDLMVDGLPVSLPSYEEAVYGSWGQRLPSCSAPGPTQLLLAQEASSCHQSPPSDGSQRPLLSGQSPDSPPPYEEVQPRDRGSGGGGDIRQLHVALSDDKDT